Proteins found in one Zea mays cultivar B73 chromosome 1, Zm-B73-REFERENCE-NAM-5.0, whole genome shotgun sequence genomic segment:
- the LOC103644118 gene encoding uncharacterized protein — MLRGLPSVSIYISAATGHSLPTYLAKGKGRRGNQPQPLRFPHPTTFSSANMVSRLLLGRIGIQSASRLFGGHRGFSGGEALRRYIPPAGDRSVCGNAYVPRTKTDDIGRTEHEPQHLVRFLDPQVARQHQEFVQSLDRMLDAIRNPQSLAQMERRRLASGVKVLDDDL; from the exons ATGCTTCGCGGACTCCCTTCAGTCAGCATATATATCTCTGCCGCCACAGGCCACAGCCTGCCTACATACTTGGCGAAGGGGAAAGGTAGGCGAGGGAACCAACCGCAACCTCTGAGATTCCCACATCCCACGACCTTCTCTTCGGCAAACATGGTGTCGCGCTTGTTGCTCGGGAGGATCGGGATCCAGTCCGCCAGTCGTCTTTTCGGCGGCCACCGCGGCTTCAGCGGAGGCGAGGCGCTCCGCCGTTATATTCCGCCGGCGGGGGATCGGTCGGTCTGCGGCAACGCGTATGTGCCGCGAACCAAGACGGACGACATCGGGAGGACG GAACATGAGCCGCAGCACCTCGTCAGGTTTTTAGATCCCCAGGTTGCTCGTCAGCACCAGGAGTTCGTTCAGTCCCTCGACAGGATGCTGGACGCGATAAGGAATCCTCAGAGTCTCGCGCAGATGGAGCGTCGGAGGCTTGCTAGTGGGGTGAAAGTCTTGGATGATGACTTATGA
- the LOC103644119 gene encoding protein PELPK1-like codes for MASAARFLVAVVVACAVLASNNCHAARHLADTAAAPAAAGVVPGLPAVPTLPTLPPVPQVALPPMPAVPAVTVPQMTLPPMPAAPKVAVPLPPMPAVPSVLPKLTLPPMPVVVPSVVPKVVLPPMPSVPTVPMPFAAPPPSA; via the coding sequence ATGGCTTCCGCTGCGCGCTTCCTGGTGGCCGTGGTCGTGGCGTGCGCAGTCCTGGCCAGCAACAACTGCCATGCGGCGCGCCACTTGGCCGACACGGCAGCGGCTCCCGCTGCTGCTGGTGTCGTCCCTGGCCTCCCCGCTGTGCCCACCTTGCCAACGTTGCCGCCAGTGCCACAGGTGGCGCTGCCACCTATGCCGGCCGTGCCCGCGGTCACCGTGCCGCAGATGACGCTCCCGCCCATGCCAGCGGCTCCCAAGGTGGCCGTGCCGTTGCCGCCAATGCCCGCCGTCCCGTCCGTGCTGCCCAAGCTGACCCTCCCACCGATGCCCGTTGTTGTTCCATCTGTCGTCCCCAAGGTGGTCTTGCCGCCGATGCCGTCGGTCCCTACCGTGCCCATGCCGTTCGCGGCACCGCCTCCATCGGCGTAG